The Bdellovibrio sp. ArHS genome has a window encoding:
- a CDS encoding zinc ribbon domain-containing protein YjdM, with protein sequence MENQTNCPQCNSENIYADGNLWICPECGHEWSSFAATDVAEEKAEDNSIRDANGNVLNDGDSITVIKDLKVKGSSLVVKVGSKAKNIRLVDSADGHNISCKIDGIGSINLKSEFVKKA encoded by the coding sequence ATGGAAAATCAAACAAACTGCCCCCAATGTAATTCAGAAAATATTTATGCTGACGGGAATCTTTGGATCTGCCCAGAGTGTGGTCACGAATGGAGTTCTTTCGCCGCTACCGATGTTGCGGAAGAAAAAGCCGAAGATAACAGCATCCGCGATGCCAATGGCAATGTTCTTAATGATGGTGATTCGATCACAGTCATTAAAGACCTGAAAGTGAAAGGCTCTTCTTTAGTTGTCAAAGTAGGGTCCAAAGCCAAAAATATTCGTCTTGTCGACAGTGCTGATGGTCACAACATTTCCTGCAAAATTGACGGTATTGGTTCCATCAATCTGAAATCTGAGTTCGTCAAGAAAGCGTAA
- a CDS encoding TetR/AcrR family transcriptional regulator, translating to MKKSALKKSRNLEKSRQEILSAAFSLIFARGFQGVSIDDIVKQTSMTKGAFYHQFPTKLDLGYALVEEVIRPMILERWIKPLESFENPLEGILKQIKNLIGKASPEELSLGCPLNNLVQEMSSQDEGFRERLQAALQLWIDEMEVHIKRAKKDGYLKSDVNTRYVAHFIVMTHEGFYGMLKGLQEPKAFDALFDSLKRYFQTIST from the coding sequence ATGAAAAAATCCGCTTTGAAAAAATCACGAAATCTTGAGAAATCCCGTCAGGAAATTTTGTCGGCGGCATTTTCCTTGATCTTCGCTCGCGGCTTCCAAGGGGTCAGCATCGACGACATCGTCAAACAGACGTCGATGACGAAAGGTGCGTTCTACCATCAGTTCCCGACTAAATTAGATTTAGGCTATGCCTTAGTTGAAGAAGTCATTCGCCCGATGATTTTAGAACGGTGGATTAAGCCCTTAGAGAGTTTCGAAAATCCCCTTGAGGGAATACTAAAACAGATAAAAAATCTTATCGGCAAAGCGTCCCCTGAAGAGCTCAGTCTGGGGTGCCCTTTGAATAATTTAGTTCAGGAAATGTCGTCGCAAGACGAAGGTTTTCGCGAACGCCTGCAAGCGGCATTACAATTATGGATCGATGAAATGGAAGTCCATATCAAACGAGCGAAAAAGGATGGTTATCTAAAATCCGACGTCAATACTCGTTACGTCGCCCATTTCATCGTCATGACCCATGAAGGTTTCTACGGAATGCTCAAAGGGCTTCAGGAGCCTAAAGCATTTGACGCTCTTTTTGATTCTTTAAAAAGATATTTTCAGACGATTTCTACTTGA
- a CDS encoding PPC domain-containing DNA-binding protein — MFEIAQTETSKRYIKVSGGYLMVLRQGDPLFPYLESLAKKENIKSATFSGYGPANVKFGFSDKSTQEMPAKEFKNIVLVNFNGSMAWDDGNPSMRAYGVAAAENGQIIGGQVLEAIVEGGSFEIRIELMDKKLNRIHDESLKAKIMEIR; from the coding sequence ATGTTTGAAATTGCCCAGACAGAGACAAGCAAAAGATATATCAAGGTCAGTGGCGGTTATTTGATGGTATTACGTCAAGGAGACCCCCTCTTTCCCTATCTAGAGAGCTTGGCGAAGAAGGAAAACATAAAAAGCGCGACATTCAGTGGTTATGGACCGGCAAACGTAAAGTTTGGATTTTCGGACAAGAGCACTCAAGAAATGCCAGCCAAAGAATTCAAAAATATTGTTCTAGTCAATTTCAACGGCAGCATGGCCTGGGACGACGGAAACCCCTCAATGCGGGCCTATGGAGTTGCTGCTGCAGAAAACGGCCAGATCATAGGTGGCCAAGTCCTTGAGGCCATCGTTGAAGGCGGTTCGTTTGAAATTCGTATTGAGCTGATGGATAAAAAGCTCAATCGCATTCACGATGAATCGCTTAAAGCCAAGATCATGGAAATTCGCTAA
- a CDS encoding SRPBCC domain-containing protein — protein sequence MATNSEPILITRVFNASLADVWKSWTAPEKIKQWWGPKDYTAPTIKCDVRVGGVYLFAMKSPENKTYWSTGTYKEVAPHSELVFTDSFADENGNVVSSEYYDMPGIPKELLVTVKFEEQGSKTKMTLKHEGFPPGEIADMCKIGWNESFDKLEKTFFQGKEFWQEAKSA from the coding sequence ATGGCAACAAATTCCGAACCCATCCTAATAACCCGTGTCTTCAATGCTTCTTTAGCTGACGTCTGGAAAAGTTGGACTGCTCCGGAAAAGATAAAGCAATGGTGGGGACCGAAGGACTACACCGCACCCACTATTAAATGCGACGTGCGCGTCGGCGGCGTCTACCTATTTGCGATGAAGTCCCCTGAAAATAAAACTTACTGGAGCACAGGAACATACAAAGAAGTCGCACCGCACTCGGAACTTGTCTTCACAGATTCTTTTGCGGATGAAAATGGCAATGTCGTCAGCTCTGAGTACTATGACATGCCAGGCATTCCCAAGGAATTACTCGTGACCGTCAAGTTTGAAGAGCAAGGCAGTAAAACGAAAATGACCCTAAAACACGAGGGGTTTCCCCCTGGTGAAATCGCCGATATGTGTAAAATTGGCTGGAATGAGTCCTTCGATAAACTGGAGAAGACTTTCTTCCAAGGGAAAGAATTCTGGCAAGAAGCGAAAAGCGCCTAA
- a CDS encoding DoxX family membrane protein has protein sequence MKSKITVAAQVILGLIYFVFGLNGFLNFIPAPPTQPEGVIKFFEGVMSTAYFMPVLKGTETVCGALLLLGFASPVALVILAPITIQIALFHGFLTPGISNIIMPLVMIVLHLVAASAYWHLYQPLFQRNPRA, from the coding sequence ATGAAGAGCAAAATCACCGTGGCAGCACAAGTTATTCTGGGGCTTATCTATTTTGTATTTGGACTGAATGGGTTTTTAAACTTTATTCCGGCGCCACCAACTCAGCCGGAAGGTGTTATTAAGTTCTTCGAGGGCGTTATGTCCACGGCCTATTTTATGCCTGTATTAAAGGGCACAGAAACAGTTTGTGGGGCACTTTTGTTGTTAGGATTCGCCTCTCCGGTGGCTTTAGTTATTTTAGCGCCAATCACCATACAGATTGCGCTGTTTCATGGATTTCTTACTCCCGGGATTTCCAATATCATCATGCCGCTGGTAATGATTGTTTTACACTTGGTCGCAGCCAGCGCTTATTGGCATTTATACCAACCTCTTTTTCAACGCAATCCCCGCGCGTAA
- a CDS encoding ABC transporter permease, with amino-acid sequence MNLYAIKAIYWHELARFFRTLFQSIASPVLSTSLYFIVFGAAIGSRMDDMSGVSYGAFIVPGLIMLSILTESISNASFGIYLPRYTGTIYEVLSAPISAFEIVLGYVGAAATKSIILGIIILITSRLFVDYTIAHPLVMIAFLILTSATFSLFGFIIGLWADGFEKLQVIPLMIVTPLTFLGGSFYSIDMLPEFWQKVSLFNPVVYLISGFRWSFYEKADVSIGASLGLTFLFFSVCMAIVWWIFRTGYKIKA; translated from the coding sequence ATGAATCTTTACGCAATAAAAGCAATTTACTGGCATGAACTTGCGCGGTTTTTTCGCACCCTTTTTCAGAGTATCGCCTCGCCAGTTTTATCGACCTCACTATACTTCATCGTCTTTGGTGCCGCGATCGGTTCCCGCATGGATGACATGAGTGGCGTCAGCTATGGGGCCTTCATCGTACCGGGATTGATTATGCTGTCGATTCTGACGGAAAGCATATCAAACGCCTCTTTCGGAATTTATCTGCCCCGCTATACAGGCACCATCTATGAAGTTCTTTCTGCCCCCATTTCCGCTTTCGAGATCGTGTTGGGTTATGTTGGCGCCGCCGCCACAAAGTCCATCATTCTTGGAATCATCATACTTATTACATCGCGCTTGTTCGTTGATTACACAATTGCACATCCACTGGTCATGATCGCCTTTTTGATACTCACTTCCGCCACTTTCAGTCTTTTCGGATTCATTATTGGACTTTGGGCAGACGGCTTTGAAAAGCTTCAAGTGATTCCATTGATGATCGTCACTCCCCTGACATTCTTAGGAGGAAGCTTCTATTCGATCGACATGCTTCCGGAGTTTTGGCAAAAGGTGTCTCTTTTTAATCCGGTTGTTTATCTGATCAGTGGTTTTAGATGGAGTTTTTATGAAAAAGCAGACGTCAGCATTGGCGCCAGTTTAGGACTGACTTTTCTGTTCTTCTCTGTATGCATGGCCATTGTCTGGTGGATTTTTCGGACCGGCTATAAAATCAAGGCATAA
- a CDS encoding ABC transporter ATP-binding protein produces MSDVINISELYKVYSSGHSALKNIQLQIRRGEIFALLGPNGAGKTTLINIICGIVNRTSGAITVDGHDILKDYRKVRGKIGLVPQELTGDMFEKVWDSVTFSRGVFGKSPKASYLEKILKDLSLWDKKDAKIMTLSGGMKRRVMIAKALSHEPDILFLDEPTAGVDVELRHDMWSLVRKLRDSGVTIILTTHYIEEAEEMADRIGVINKGELILVEEKHSLMKKLGKKQLTLHLQSPLSQIPDEFNGVHLELSEDKSQLIYTFDTQAEQTGISELLRRLGNYGIDFKDLKSSESSLEEIFVKLIGSKK; encoded by the coding sequence ATGTCGGACGTCATAAACATTTCTGAGCTCTACAAAGTGTATTCTTCTGGCCATAGCGCCTTGAAGAATATTCAACTGCAAATTCGTCGTGGGGAAATATTCGCCCTTTTGGGCCCGAATGGCGCAGGGAAGACGACCCTGATTAATATCATCTGCGGAATTGTCAACCGCACCAGCGGCGCAATCACCGTCGATGGCCACGACATTCTTAAAGACTATCGCAAGGTGCGCGGCAAAATCGGCCTGGTTCCCCAGGAGCTGACTGGCGATATGTTTGAAAAGGTCTGGGATTCCGTCACCTTTAGCCGAGGTGTTTTCGGTAAATCGCCGAAGGCCTCTTATCTGGAAAAGATCCTTAAAGACCTTTCGTTATGGGACAAAAAAGACGCCAAGATCATGACACTTTCTGGAGGTATGAAACGACGAGTGATGATTGCCAAAGCGCTTTCTCACGAGCCTGACATCTTATTTTTAGATGAGCCCACCGCGGGTGTGGACGTAGAGCTGAGACATGACATGTGGTCCCTGGTTCGCAAGCTCCGCGATAGCGGTGTCACCATCATCCTGACAACCCACTACATCGAAGAAGCTGAAGAAATGGCGGATCGTATCGGTGTCATCAATAAAGGTGAGCTGATCCTGGTTGAGGAAAAGCACAGCTTGATGAAAAAATTGGGGAAAAAGCAGCTCACCCTTCATCTGCAAAGTCCCTTGTCGCAGATACCTGACGAATTTAACGGCGTTCATCTGGAACTATCAGAGGACAAATCGCAATTGATCTATACTTTCGATACGCAGGCCGAACAAACCGGCATCTCAGAGCTTCTTCGCCGACTCGGCAACTACGGAATTGATTTTAAAGATCTTAAGTCATCCGAAAGCTCTTTAGAGGAAATTTTCGTAAAACTTATCGGGAGTAAAAAATGA
- a CDS encoding OPT family oligopeptide transporter, with translation MIKELNEEQIHSMTLAQKDEWWLKNVYKGDMPQLTLRSALTGMILGGVLSLTNLYIGIKTGWTLGVGISSVILSFAFFKLMDRLKLGSHMSILENNAMQSIATSAGYMTAPMMASIPAYMMVTGEVIPMWQTFWWIVVLAVLGVLFAFPLKKRFINEEQMPFPEGYAAGVVLDSLHSEDGKQGMFKAKLLMSGAGISALMEILRADAVLAAIKVPFLALPHYWDDFIYKFATPKILGSPLKDLTIQFDTSIVMMGTGGLMSMKTAMSILLGGFLNYFVLAPIMISNGVIPEAKFKAITMWALWGGAAIMTTSSLYSFFSKPQILIETFRKGLAKKKDKSADPLEKIELPMWVFAVGIPIVSAITIYLGHVWFGIHYWLGLLAIPLVFVFTLIAVTSTGLTGITPGGALGKLTQITYGVMAPGNVTTNLMTAGITSEVSLNASNLLMDIKPGYMLGGKPRHQAVGHVLGIFAGGLVAVPVFYSLFHGDVSLFTSEALPLPGASIWKGVAEVLTKGLNNLHPTAQMAAGIGAVAGIVIEILNKKTKGRFPLSGVGLGLGFVLRFVDAWSMALGTLLFWIARKRYKDKSSFGYRAFVENQETLAAGVIAGGSIIGIILILLENAVG, from the coding sequence ATGATTAAAGAACTCAACGAAGAACAAATCCATTCGATGACACTTGCACAGAAGGATGAATGGTGGCTCAAGAACGTCTATAAGGGCGATATGCCTCAGCTGACCCTTCGCTCCGCTTTAACGGGGATGATTCTTGGGGGCGTTCTTAGTCTGACCAATCTTTATATTGGAATTAAAACCGGATGGACCTTGGGCGTCGGCATTTCTTCTGTGATTCTTTCCTTTGCCTTTTTCAAATTGATGGATCGTTTAAAACTTGGTTCGCACATGTCGATTTTAGAAAACAATGCCATGCAAAGTATTGCGACGAGTGCGGGTTACATGACAGCTCCCATGATGGCGTCCATTCCGGCCTACATGATGGTGACTGGAGAAGTGATCCCGATGTGGCAGACCTTCTGGTGGATTGTTGTGCTTGCAGTGTTGGGTGTTCTTTTTGCCTTTCCACTTAAGAAGCGTTTTATCAATGAAGAACAAATGCCCTTTCCCGAAGGATATGCCGCCGGTGTTGTTCTGGACAGCTTGCATTCTGAAGACGGTAAGCAGGGAATGTTTAAGGCCAAACTTCTAATGAGTGGAGCGGGAATTTCCGCATTGATGGAGATTTTAAGAGCAGATGCGGTTTTGGCCGCTATCAAAGTTCCATTTTTGGCTCTGCCTCACTATTGGGATGATTTCATCTATAAATTTGCGACGCCAAAAATTTTGGGCAGCCCGCTTAAAGACCTGACGATCCAGTTCGATACGTCCATCGTAATGATGGGAACAGGTGGACTGATGAGCATGAAAACAGCGATGTCCATATTGCTTGGCGGCTTCCTTAATTATTTTGTGCTGGCGCCAATTATGATCAGCAATGGCGTAATTCCCGAGGCTAAATTCAAGGCGATCACAATGTGGGCGCTGTGGGGCGGGGCGGCCATTATGACAACGTCGTCTCTATATTCTTTCTTCTCCAAACCTCAGATCTTGATAGAAACTTTCCGCAAGGGTCTTGCGAAGAAAAAAGATAAGAGTGCTGATCCTCTGGAAAAAATTGAACTGCCGATGTGGGTCTTCGCGGTGGGTATTCCTATAGTGAGTGCGATCACAATTTATTTGGGCCACGTGTGGTTTGGAATTCACTATTGGTTGGGACTTTTGGCGATTCCATTAGTCTTCGTCTTTACGCTGATTGCGGTTACTTCAACGGGTCTTACCGGAATCACTCCGGGTGGTGCTTTGGGTAAACTTACGCAGATCACCTATGGTGTTATGGCTCCTGGTAATGTGACGACAAACCTGATGACGGCGGGAATCACTTCTGAAGTCTCCCTGAATGCCAGCAATCTGCTGATGGATATTAAGCCGGGATACATGTTGGGAGGAAAGCCGCGCCATCAAGCGGTGGGACACGTATTGGGAATTTTTGCCGGTGGCCTGGTCGCAGTTCCCGTTTTCTATTCTTTATTCCACGGTGATGTTTCTTTATTCACCTCGGAAGCTTTGCCTCTTCCGGGAGCTTCTATCTGGAAGGGCGTCGCTGAAGTTTTGACGAAGGGCTTAAACAACCTTCATCCGACAGCGCAAATGGCCGCCGGTATCGGCGCGGTTGCGGGTATTGTGATCGAAATTCTGAACAAAAAAACCAAAGGCCGCTTCCCGCTGTCCGGTGTGGGTTTAGGATTGGGGTTCGTCTTGCGCTTTGTGGACGCTTGGTCGATGGCATTGGGGACTTTGTTGTTCTGGATCGCCCGTAAACGTTACAAGGATAAAAGCAGCTTTGGATACCGCGCCTTTGTAGAAAACCAAGAGACCTTAGCTGCGGGAGTCATCGCTGGTGGTTCTATCATCGGAATTATTCTGATTCTTCTGGAAAATGCCGTCGGCTAG
- a CDS encoding MGMT family protein, with product MEELNDFSKKVIHFIQKIPLGQVATYGQIAKLAGKPQGSRGVAWILHSSSKAHKLPWHRVINSQGKISFPEASAAFKKQKALLRHEGVVFLDKNKIDLKKFQWKKEVSKKKSLRSPRMFTA from the coding sequence TTGGAAGAGCTGAATGATTTTTCTAAAAAGGTTATTCATTTCATTCAGAAAATTCCTTTGGGTCAAGTTGCCACCTACGGCCAAATCGCGAAACTTGCGGGAAAACCACAAGGTTCGCGGGGGGTCGCTTGGATTCTTCATTCCTCTTCTAAAGCCCACAAACTGCCTTGGCACAGAGTGATTAACTCTCAAGGGAAAATTTCTTTTCCCGAGGCTTCCGCTGCTTTTAAAAAACAGAAAGCTCTTTTGCGCCACGAAGGCGTCGTCTTTTTAGATAAAAACAAAATCGATCTAAAAAAGTTTCAGTGGAAGAAAGAAGTTTCTAAAAAGAAAAGCTTGCGCTCGCCACGCATGTTCACCGCTTAA
- a CDS encoding L,D-transpeptidase, which produces MKTGLKITTFVVSLLFGINLQANAQTAEALAEDERIPNMIEELNPFDPNIEETLEYYDRIYEEETGKPAHLSDAFINDIIGLATCRRANCAVWAQVVKETQRMYLYVNGSLRGSWPVSTGISGYGTPNFDKHPDGRIYDRYTSSKYPGGDYNGLGNMPYAVFIRGGFALHGTPRSNWPKLGTRASHGCIRMHPDNAYTFNRLVRANGVSNVWITVQ; this is translated from the coding sequence ATGAAAACAGGGCTGAAGATAACGACTTTTGTTGTCTCACTACTTTTTGGCATTAATCTTCAAGCGAACGCACAAACCGCTGAAGCTTTGGCTGAAGACGAACGCATTCCCAATATGATCGAAGAATTGAACCCCTTTGACCCTAATATTGAAGAAACCTTAGAATACTACGATAGAATTTATGAAGAAGAGACCGGAAAACCGGCCCATCTTTCCGACGCTTTTATCAATGACATTATTGGCCTGGCAACTTGTCGAAGAGCAAACTGCGCAGTTTGGGCCCAAGTTGTAAAGGAAACTCAGAGAATGTACCTGTATGTGAATGGGAGTTTGCGCGGCTCTTGGCCCGTTTCTACGGGAATCAGTGGCTACGGTACGCCGAACTTTGACAAACATCCAGATGGACGTATCTATGACCGCTACACCTCTAGCAAATATCCTGGAGGAGACTATAATGGATTAGGGAACATGCCTTATGCCGTTTTTATTCGAGGTGGTTTTGCCCTTCATGGTACACCACGATCGAATTGGCCTAAGCTCGGAACCCGGGCATCGCACGGATGTATCCGCATGCATCCCGACAACGCGTACACGTTCAATCGCTTAGTGCGAGCGAACGGCGTCAGCAATGTATGGATTACCGTGCAATGA
- a CDS encoding winged helix DNA-binding domain-containing protein, with the protein MKLTQARARHLWIHAQRLDEVSPFGSGPQATVDAIDHLGYVQIDTIHVIERCHHHILYSRIPKYHKQDLHTAQTLNKEVFEYWTHALAYIPTKDFRFFMNDMKRRRLQPSRWYQSVKKTDLQKVLRLIKNEGALSIRDIEDDVLVEKDHPWVSRKPSKKALDLAFNGGLITVSERLGMLKKYDLVDRHFDWEKKPKAATTKEVFNYLLDRALRSQAFVSLDSICHLYPSRKPEIHRLIEQRVRKKELVEIQIDGISKYQTWIRPEELEKELKPRPLTHILSPFDPLIIQRKRLQAIFAYEHRFEAYIPKEKRVYGYFALPVLVDDEIVAALDLKTDRQQQKVLIQKWTWLGKHKSRNNKRRIEEELHRFEKFQLAKEEGHFGAGLSKAPQVRK; encoded by the coding sequence ATGAAGTTGACGCAAGCGCGGGCGCGCCATTTGTGGATTCACGCGCAACGCCTGGACGAAGTGTCGCCCTTTGGATCTGGTCCCCAGGCTACGGTGGATGCCATTGATCATCTGGGTTACGTTCAGATCGACACCATTCATGTCATTGAACGCTGTCATCATCACATTCTGTATTCGCGAATTCCCAAATACCACAAGCAGGATTTGCACACGGCCCAAACTTTGAATAAAGAAGTTTTCGAATACTGGACCCATGCATTGGCTTATATACCGACAAAAGACTTTCGCTTTTTCATGAATGACATGAAAAGAAGGCGACTGCAGCCATCGCGCTGGTACCAAAGTGTGAAAAAGACAGATCTGCAAAAGGTTCTTCGTCTTATTAAAAATGAAGGCGCTCTTTCAATCCGTGACATCGAAGACGACGTGCTGGTGGAAAAAGATCATCCCTGGGTCAGTCGCAAGCCCTCAAAAAAGGCTCTGGATCTGGCTTTCAACGGAGGACTGATCACGGTGTCTGAAAGACTTGGCATGCTGAAGAAGTATGATCTGGTGGACCGCCATTTCGACTGGGAAAAAAAGCCGAAAGCGGCGACGACGAAAGAAGTTTTTAACTATCTTCTGGATCGAGCTCTGCGCTCCCAGGCATTTGTTAGTTTGGATTCTATCTGTCATCTTTATCCAAGTCGTAAACCTGAAATTCACCGCCTTATCGAACAAAGAGTGCGCAAGAAAGAACTGGTCGAAATCCAGATTGACGGCATTTCAAAATATCAGACATGGATTAGGCCGGAAGAGTTAGAAAAAGAATTAAAACCTCGGCCGTTAACCCACATTCTTTCACCCTTCGACCCTTTGATCATACAAAGAAAAAGACTTCAGGCGATTTTCGCTTACGAACACCGCTTTGAAGCTTACATTCCCAAAGAAAAACGAGTTTACGGTTATTTTGCGTTGCCCGTTCTTGTTGATGATGAAATCGTCGCTGCGTTGGATTTAAAGACGGACCGCCAGCAACAAAAGGTTTTAATTCAGAAGTGGACCTGGTTGGGAAAACACAAATCTCGAAATAATAAACGTCGGATCGAAGAAGAACTGCATCGTTTCGAAAAATTTCAACTTGCAAAAGAAGAGGGACACTTTGGTGCAGGACTTTCCAAAGCTCCTCAAGTCCGCAAATGA
- a CDS encoding SgcJ/EcaC family oxidoreductase: MDLHAHTGEESQIRILYHNLLNAWNKRSAADMADLFSEDANMIGFDGSHLSGQEEIGKHLATVFFHHPTGSIVNIVRNVRFIAPEVAVLNAVAGMIPPGKNDILPELTAIQTLVSVKDDDHWRISIFQNTPAAFHGRPEEVDKLTHELRREMQESFRAENSAQGF, encoded by the coding sequence GTGGATCTGCATGCTCACACTGGCGAAGAATCACAGATTCGCATTCTTTACCATAATCTGCTGAATGCCTGGAACAAAAGAAGTGCCGCAGATATGGCTGATCTTTTTTCTGAAGATGCCAATATGATTGGTTTTGATGGCAGCCATCTTTCCGGCCAGGAAGAAATTGGAAAGCATCTGGCGACGGTTTTCTTTCACCATCCAACAGGGTCGATTGTTAATATCGTCAGGAATGTGCGCTTCATTGCGCCCGAGGTTGCCGTTCTAAATGCGGTGGCTGGCATGATTCCGCCGGGAAAAAACGATATCTTACCCGAGCTGACGGCAATTCAGACTCTAGTCAGCGTGAAAGATGATGATCATTGGCGCATCTCCATCTTTCAGAATACTCCGGCCGCCTTCCATGGTCGGCCTGAAGAAGTTGACAAATTAACTCATGAATTAAGACGCGAAATGCAAGAATCCTTTAGAGCGGAAAATAGTGCCCAAGGATTCTAA
- a CDS encoding ROK family protein: protein MKKKTYTIGFDLGGTKLAAALLDNSGTMLDFIKVPVDMKREKSAAQTQKRVINLMADIALDFKKRFPKETTGKHFLGIGLASAGPLNAEEGKLIYPMNYPGWKIVPIRDLVAKEIQARGFKTKVHFQHDGTAAALAEGWVGGGQGMKSFAVVTVGTGVGSGVIFNGFPAQSRGMGSEYGHTVVDFKKLQEHPDQLHHCTVEGVASGTGLLRRAKEKGFSGNSVEELVEAKDGKYDDLFKEMGWALACLCYDLSIGYNLERIFLSGGLIKIKSLYFNDLKSHYKKMIHQMNPMFECKIEIAKTKNHAGVLGAGYLPYLALKK from the coding sequence ATGAAGAAGAAGACATACACCATCGGCTTTGATCTGGGCGGAACAAAACTAGCAGCGGCTCTTTTGGACAATAGCGGCACGATGCTGGATTTCATAAAAGTTCCCGTCGACATGAAACGAGAAAAATCCGCGGCGCAGACGCAAAAACGTGTCATTAATCTGATGGCCGACATTGCTCTGGATTTCAAAAAACGTTTTCCGAAAGAAACCACTGGTAAACATTTTCTGGGAATCGGTCTTGCCAGTGCCGGCCCGCTCAATGCCGAAGAAGGGAAACTGATCTATCCGATGAACTATCCCGGATGGAAGATCGTTCCTATTCGTGACCTGGTCGCAAAAGAAATTCAGGCACGCGGCTTTAAAACGAAAGTCCATTTTCAACATGACGGAACCGCTGCCGCCTTGGCGGAGGGCTGGGTCGGCGGAGGACAAGGCATGAAATCTTTTGCGGTTGTTACCGTAGGCACTGGGGTTGGTTCCGGCGTCATCTTTAACGGCTTCCCCGCACAGAGCCGGGGCATGGGCTCGGAATATGGCCACACGGTTGTCGACTTTAAGAAACTGCAAGAGCATCCCGACCAACTTCACCATTGCACCGTCGAAGGAGTCGCTTCCGGAACGGGCCTTCTTCGTCGCGCAAAGGAAAAAGGCTTTTCTGGAAACTCGGTCGAAGAGCTCGTTGAAGCAAAAGATGGAAAGTACGACGATCTTTTCAAAGAAATGGGCTGGGCTTTGGCTTGCCTCTGCTACGATCTGTCGATTGGCTATAACTTGGAAAGAATCTTTCTGAGCGGTGGGCTGATTAAAATCAAGAGTCTTTATTTCAATGATTTGAAATCTCACTATAAAAAAATGATTCATCAAATGAATCCCATGTTTGAGTGCAAAATCGAAATCGCCAAAACCAAGAATCATGCCGGAGTGCTGGGCGCAGGATATCTTCCCTATCTTGCTCTTAAGAAATAA